CCGTAAGATCATCGGGAGGTCCTCCTCTTTCGCCAGCGAGAGGGGAGGACGGGAAGAGGGGCGAGCGGCCTGTTGGGTGCACCCCAGCAGGTGCCGGAAGCGCGGCTCGAGGACATAGACGTAGACCTCCTTGCGGGCCCCGTGGTACACGTAGCCGGGGCCGGATTTGCCATGGCCCGCCGTCTGGCCGAGGCCGTGCCAGTTGGCCGCGCGGTAGCACGTCCCGGTGAACCGCGCGGGATCCACGAAGGTCTCCACCAGCCAGAGGCGCGTCCCGAACCGCACCGCCCAATCCTGCGGGAGGCGGGCCAGGGCGCGGGCCAGCACGTGGGAGGCGAGGTTCTTGATCGCGACCCAAGGCAGGATGAGAAACCGGCTGTTGTTGACCACCCGGTCCAGATGGGCTTGCCGCTGCGCCGCGGACCAGCCAATCCACTGGTCCCGCACGCGCAGGGTGCGGGCGGGGGCGCTGAAGGACAGGGCCGCCACGGGTCGACCCTGGAGGAAGGCGAGGTACTTGAGGCGGTGGCCCAAGAGCTTCTGATACCCGAGATAATGATACCGGCGGACCAGCTGATCCCACAGCGGCTCCGCCGGCGAGTGGCTGGCCACCGCGATCGTGATCGGCGCCCAGGTCCGCAGATCGCCCCGCATCGGCGCGGTGTCGAGGGGAGCCTCGTCCGGCGCGGGACGCAAATGGCGGCCTGATCGAACACGTTCCGGCATGCTGATGTCGGCCCTGGCACAAGGCGCAGGCCTCCTGTGCTGCCGAAAGCTGCGTTCCCTCTCGGCAAGCGGATGGCGCCCTCTCTCACGCGCCCTGATGCCAGCTATGGTACACGCCGCCATGTAGCTTGTCTACTAAAAAAAGGTCGCTGTAGTGCTAGCCTGGATTTTCACGCGACCGAGTGGTGCTAACAGGTTGGCCGCAACCCTTGGGGTTCGCCCCCGGCCGTTGCGAGGGAAAACCCGTCGGACCCACGGCCAGAAGGGTTATTGTGTATGGTGTACTGATAGGATCGAAAGGCCATCCCTTGATCCCATGTGGTCCTGGTCCCCCTCCGGCCTGGCACGGTTTGCGCCGGCCCGCTGCCGTCGGAGGAGGCGGGGCGGGGCAGGCGTTGGACGAATCTGCTTGACGCCTACCCAGGAAGATAGTATACGCATTATGCAGGATGTCTTCACCGAATGCGATAACGGATCCGGCGGCCTATTTCCTGGAGCCCCAGCATCCCCGCCAGCGCCAGTACGAGGCCCTGCGGGCCTTCTTCGCCGAGGGGCAACCCTCGGGGGTGGCGGCGTGGCAGTTCGGCTACCCGCCCGGGTCCTTCCGCGTGCTCTGCCACAAGTTCCGGGCGGGGGCCCTGGGCCCCCTCTTCCGCGACCTGCCCCGGGGCCCGCAGGTCCAGGCCAAGAAGGAGCCGGCCCGCCCCCTGATCGTGGCCCTGCGCAAGCAGAACCTCTCCATCTACGACATCCACGACGCCCTGACGCAGCAGGGCCACCGCCTCAGCCTGACCGCGATCCACGAGGTGCTGCGGGCCGAGGGCTTCGCCCGGCTGCCCCGGCGGCGCGACGAGGAGCGGCCCCCGCGGCCGCGGCCCGAGCGGGCCGCGGTGGCCGATGTGCGCCAGTTCGCCCTGGCCCCCCGTACGGTGCCCACCACCCTGGGCGGCCTGTTCCTGTTCCTCCCCTGGCTGGTCCGCCTCGACGTGGAAGGGCTCCTCGCGGGCGCCCAGTTCCCCGGCACCCGCATGCTCCCCGCCGCGCAGGCCGTGCGGGCCGCCCTGGCCCTGAAGCTGACGAGCACCGAGCGCAAGAGCTACGTCATGGACCTGGTCTTCGACGAGGGGCTGGCCCTGTGGACGGGGCTGAACGTCCCGCCCACGACCACGTTCCTCAGCCAATACTCCGGCCGTTTGGGGCCCCGGCGCCTGGCGGCCCTGCTGGAGGGGTGGGTCCGGACCCTGCGGGCGCAGGACCTCCTCCCGGGGCACTCCTTCAATCTGGACTTCCACTCGATTCCCTTCTTCGGGGCGGACGAGTTCGTGGAGAAGCACTACCTCTCCCGGCGGAGCCGCCGGCAGCGGAGCGTGCTGGCCTTCCTGGTCCAGGACGCCGACACCCGGGTGCTCTGCTACTGCGACGCGGATCTGCGCAAGGGGGAGGAGGCCGACCAGGTGTTGGCCTTCGTCCGCTTCTGGACGCGGCAGACCGGCCAGCCGCCCCCCCACCTGGTCTTCGACGCCCAGCTCACCACCTACCGCAAGCTCCGCGAATTGCACGGCCTGGGGGTGCTCTTCCTCACCCTGCGGCGCCGCTCGCCGGGCGTCCTGCGGGAGATCGCCCAGCAGCCCCGCGGGGCGTGGCGCACGGTGCACCTGGACGTGCCCCGGCGGCTCTACCAGACCCCCAAGGTCATCGAGCAGCGGGTGTGGCTCAAGGAGTACGGGGGGGAATTGCGCCAGCTCTTCGTCAAGGACCTCGGCCACGAACACCCCACCGTGCTCCTGACCAACGATGTCCGCACGACCCCCGCGGCCCTCATCCTCCGCTCCGCCCGGCGCATGCTCATCGAGAACGGCCTGGCCGACGCCGTGAACTTCCTCCACCTCGATGCCCTCAGCTCCGCCGTGGCCCTCAACGTGAGCTTCGATGTGCTGCTGACCACCATGGCC
This is a stretch of genomic DNA from Candidatus Rokuibacteriota bacterium. It encodes these proteins:
- a CDS encoding DUF4338 domain-containing protein; its protein translation is MRGDLRTWAPITIAVASHSPAEPLWDQLVRRYHYLGYQKLLGHRLKYLAFLQGRPVAALSFSAPARTLRVRDQWIGWSAAQRQAHLDRVVNNSRFLILPWVAIKNLASHVLARALARLPQDWAVRFGTRLWLVETFVDPARFTGTCYRAANWHGLGQTAGHGKSGPGYVYHGARKEVYVYVLEPRFRHLLGCTQQAARPSSRPPLSLAKEEDLPMILR